Proteins encoded within one genomic window of Eleutherodactylus coqui strain aEleCoq1 chromosome 1, aEleCoq1.hap1, whole genome shotgun sequence:
- the LOC136605705 gene encoding olfactory receptor 2G3-like — protein MNRTLATEFILLGFSNSLRVNICLFLLFLVIYLVTVNGNVLIMSLILRTPNLHTPMYFFLCVLSFVDLCMSTSVVPRLLADLFSTHRLISLGACAIQFYTILLMSGTEFLLLALMAYDRYIAICRPLHYPVLMRWSMCYRLAALLWLMSFMVFVVPSLLMPTDLCYPNHINHFMCEVLAVIQLACYDIHLSEVVMLLTSFIAILLPFLSIIVSYAYIIISVLRINSTRRSKAFSTCTSHITVVVLFYGTAMLVYFSPLAQYSTNQGKYLALFYYIICPSLNPIIYSLNNKDVKEVIQKMFHKCLTNVNSSAP, from the coding sequence ATGAACCGGACCCTGGCTACTGAATTTATCCTCCTGGGCTTTTCTAATAGTCTTAGGGTGAATATCTGCTTGTTTTTGCTGTTTCTAGTGATCTACCTAGTAACCGTCAATGGAAATGTTCTTATTATGAGCCTAATTCTAAGAACCCCTAATCTACATACCCCAATGTACTTCTTCCTCTGTGTTTTATCCTTCGTGGATCTATGTATGTCAACATCTGTTGTGCCCAGACTCCTGGCCGACCTATTCTCCACTCATAGGTTAATATCTCTTGGTGCTTGTGCTATACAGTTCTATACCATACTTCTAATGTCAGGAACTGAGTTCCTACTCCTAGCCCTAATGGCTTATGATAGATACATTGCCATCTGCCGCCCGCTCCACTATCCGGTCCTGATGAGGTGGAGCATGTGTTATCGTCTAGCAGCCTTGCTCTGGTTAATGAGTTTCATGGTCTTTGTCGTTCCATCACTTTTGATGCCAACTGACCTGTGTTACCCAAACCATATCAATCATTTTATGTGTGAGGTTCTCGCCGTCATACAGCTGGCTTGTTATGACATTCACTTAAGTGAAGTTGTGATGCTTTTGACAAGTTTTATCGCCATTCTTCTCCCTTTTTTGTCTATTATTGTATCTTATGCTTACATTATAATCTCGGTCCTAAGAATTAATTCTACAAGAAGGTCTAAGGCCTTTTCTACGTGCACATCCCATATCACTGTGGTGGTTTTATTCTATGGGACAGCAATGCTTGTGTATTTTAGTCCATTAGCTCAATACTCCACCAACCAGGGAAAATACTTAGCACTATTTTATTATATTATCTGTCCATCACTAAACCCTATAATTTACAGCCTGAATAACAAAGATGTTAAGGAAGTTATCCAAAAGATGTTTCATAAATGTCTGACTAATGTGAACTCATCTGCTCCATAG